A part of Hymenobacter swuensis DY53 genomic DNA contains:
- a CDS encoding replication initiation protein, translating into MGSRMFEVKSERTYQKLWMFQRVKFSKGKVCMQIQLASPIQLLLFNRKENFTSYQRHSALKLSSKYAKQIYQLVSQWKDKAATRTNSLDEFKQMLHLKDPKGKEPELFQNRGCS; encoded by the coding sequence ATGGGCTCCCGTATGTTTGAGGTGAAAAGCGAGCGGACCTACCAAAAGCTGTGGATGTTTCAGCGAGTGAAATTCAGCAAGGGCAAGGTCTGCATGCAGATTCAGCTGGCGTCGCCCATCCAGCTGTTGCTCTTCAATCGCAAGGAAAACTTTACCTCCTACCAGCGGCACTCGGCCCTAAAGCTGAGCAGCAAGTACGCCAAGCAGATCTACCAGCTGGTCAGCCAATGGAAAGACAAAGCGGCCACGCGCACTAACTCGCTGGATGAGTTCAAGCAGATGCTGCACCTGAAAGACCCCAAGGGCAAGGAGCCCGAGCTGTTCCAGAACAGGGGCTGTTCCTGA
- a CDS encoding ArsR/SmtB family transcription factor, which translates to MDIKSLVKLAKALSDPTRLRLVQQIAQGNTMGCTELYACVPISQPSMSQHLKSLSDAGLIESHKEGRNMYLRINPDKLRELEDFLQLLKPVAAAQ; encoded by the coding sequence ATGGATATCAAGTCCCTCGTTAAGCTAGCCAAAGCGCTGAGCGACCCCACCCGTCTGCGCCTAGTACAGCAGATTGCCCAAGGCAACACGATGGGGTGCACCGAATTGTATGCGTGCGTGCCGATCAGTCAGCCTTCGATGTCGCAGCACCTCAAATCCCTGTCCGACGCGGGCCTGATCGAGTCGCATAAAGAAGGCCGGAACATGTACCTGCGCATTAACCCGGACAAGCTGCGGGAACTGGAGGACTTTCTGCAACTGCTCAAACCAGTTGCTGCTGCTCAGTAG
- a CDS encoding efflux RND transporter periplasmic adaptor subunit — MKVTSLLAGTLLLAGCAEQQAPQQAVAPPALPVAPVHTGTETTYQEYPASIEGVVNVEIRPQVTGVLERILVEEGAAVRKGQPLFRINDAPYREQLNNAVAAQQAAAGVVTSAQVEVDRYAPLVQNKVVSDVQLKTAQATLTVAQANLQRAKAAVRSARINLDYTTITAPVSGYLGRLQTKQGSLVGPTDAQALTQLSDVHEVHTYFALGEDDFITFRNQYAGRTLQEKLRRLPPVALVLSDQSTYPTRGKVDVVAGQFDRTTGSVTLRATFPNADGLLRSGNTGTIRLPLQHPNVLLVPAAATVELQDKVFVYAVGDSNRVSRHAITILGKSGANYLVGEGVKDGDRIVLQGVDHLQDNQIIKPTAPAAASAAPGKATASSTLY; from the coding sequence ATGAAAGTAACTTCTCTTTTGGCCGGTACCCTGCTGCTGGCAGGCTGCGCCGAGCAGCAGGCTCCGCAGCAAGCTGTGGCTCCCCCGGCCCTGCCGGTGGCCCCGGTGCACACCGGCACCGAAACCACGTACCAGGAATACCCCGCCTCGATTGAAGGGGTGGTAAACGTGGAGATCCGGCCGCAGGTAACGGGGGTGCTCGAGCGCATCCTCGTCGAAGAGGGCGCGGCGGTGCGCAAAGGCCAGCCGCTGTTTAGAATCAACGACGCGCCCTACCGCGAGCAACTCAACAATGCTGTGGCCGCCCAGCAGGCGGCGGCTGGGGTCGTAACCAGCGCGCAGGTTGAGGTGGACCGCTACGCACCACTGGTGCAAAACAAGGTCGTCTCCGACGTGCAGCTGAAAACGGCCCAGGCGACCCTTACGGTGGCCCAGGCCAATTTGCAGCGCGCCAAGGCCGCAGTCCGCAGCGCCCGTATCAACCTGGACTACACCACCATTACGGCTCCAGTCAGCGGTTACCTGGGGCGGCTGCAAACCAAGCAGGGCAGCCTGGTGGGCCCCACTGATGCGCAGGCCCTGACGCAGCTCTCCGACGTGCACGAGGTGCACACCTACTTCGCCCTCGGCGAAGACGACTTCATCACCTTCCGCAACCAGTACGCGGGCCGCACCCTGCAGGAAAAGCTTCGGCGCCTCCCCCCGGTGGCCCTGGTGCTCTCCGACCAAAGCACCTACCCCACCCGGGGCAAGGTGGACGTGGTGGCCGGGCAGTTTGACCGCACGACGGGCTCCGTGACCCTGCGGGCCACCTTCCCCAATGCCGACGGCCTGCTGCGCTCGGGCAACACGGGCACCATCCGTCTGCCCTTGCAGCACCCCAACGTGCTGCTGGTACCAGCCGCGGCGACGGTTGAGTTGCAGGATAAAGTGTTTGTATACGCGGTGGGCGATAGCAACCGCGTCAGCCGCCACGCCATTACCATTCTGGGTAAGAGCGGCGCCAACTACCTGGTGGGCGAGGGCGTGAAAGACGGCGACCGGATCGTGCTGCAGGGGGTGGACCACTTGCAGGACAATCAAATCATTAAGCCCACTGCTCCGGCTGCGGCCAGCGCCGCCCCAGGTAAGGCCACGGCTTCCTCTACGTTATACTAA